In bacterium, the sequence GCAGCACCAGCGTGACTCCCGAGAGCGTAGGCGACGAGCGCGTGCGGGTTCGTCGAGCGCAACGTCGGGTGGAGGTCGCCGTGCTCGCCGCCGCCGTGGACGCCAGCGAACCGACCTGGATCATCGAAGCACGCGACATGGACGCCACGCCCCTTCGCCACGATCGGCGGGCTCGGGTCGCCGGGGTCGGCGCGGTTACGGTTCTCGGGGTGCGTGATCTGCGTCAGGTCGAACGGCACGACGTTGCGCGGCCCCTGGTTTCGGCCACCCTTCGAGTAACAGCTCGCCTCGCGCGTCGTGATCGGGTCGGCGAGCATCGGGATCAAGGTTTCTGTGTCCCCGTCGCTTCGGTATCCGCTGCCACTCGTTCCAGAGCCAGTCGCAATGCAGCGGGCAACTCTCGGCCCCGCCTTGCGGCTCTCCGAAGGATTCCGGCGCAGGCTTTCGGGCTCAAACAGTACCGCCGCAGGTGGTCGCCAGTCTCCAAGATATCCGACAACGAAGACTCGACGGCGCCGCTGCGGGACTCCGAAGAAGCGCGCGTCCAGCACGCGCCAAGATGCGCTATACCCGAGGTCGAGCAGCGTTCGGAGGATGAGCTTGAAGGTTCGCCCGCCGTCGTCAGAGAGAACGCCTGGGACGTTTTCCCAGACGAGCCAGCGCGCTCCGACAGCTCGCGCCAGAGCGAAGCTGGCGAAGAGGAGATGAGAGCGTGGATCAGCCAATCCTCCGCGCTTCCCGGCCACGCTGAATCCTTGACAGGGACTCCCAGAGACGAGGAGATCGACGTGCCCGACTCGCTCTCCGATCGTTGCATGGTCAACCTCCAACAAATTACCGTAGTTCGTGACGCTCAGGAACCTTGTCGCGAGCACCTCACAGGCGAACGGGTCGATCTCGAAGTATCCTGCGCACTCCCATCCGATAGGCTTCCACGCCTGCGTCGGCGCCGAGATGCCGGAGCACACGTCGAGGTATCGCACGACTACATGACCCCGACGCCCAGCTCGGCGGCACGGCGCAGGAACCTGTGTTCCGCGACCGCTGGGCTGAACGGTACGATGTGACTCGGCAGCGGCTCGCAGCCAAGCCGCTGCGTCCAGTGCTCGACGGGCTCGCCGACGAAGAGGTCGCGAGCCTCGGTCGCGAGAAGCACGCGGTCGGCGTACCAGACGTCGGCCGGCACCGGCAGCTCGAGGTTGAACCTGGCCGCGACGGCGGCCATGAGCCGGTTCTCGATGACTTTGAGCACGTCTCCAGCGCCGAGCTGCTTGAGCGTCTCCTTCATGGGCGAGGTGATGTCGCCCATGAAAATCTCGTGGGCGTCATGCAGGAGCCCCCAGAGCGCGTGCTCGGGGAGGCAGTTCTCGGAGACGGCGACGGAATGCTGCGACACCGAGTACATCTCGGAGGTGTGCCCGTAGAACCGGCAGATGTTCGAGAGTGCGTGTGCGATCTCGCGGATGCTGATCTGCTCGGGACGCGGGTGGAGCAGCCAGAACTTCTCATGGCTGTAGGTCTGCATCCAGTCGCCCTGCACCGCGAACTCTTGGTCTTTCACGCCGCCCTCCTTTTCCGCACATGCTTGACCACGACAATCGTAGGTTTCTTGAGCTGCTTCACCGCAGCGGTCACGTCCTCACGGCGAGCGTTCACCGGAAGCCCGAGGTCGAAAGTGAGCTGAGTGAACCACTCCAACCACAGCGTCGAGTCCTCGGCCTCCTCGAGCTCGTTGGCGACCTTGTAGATGTCGACAACGACTTGAGTCTTATCTGCTTCCGCTTGAGAACCATCCACATCAAGCTGCTCAACCACGTCAGCGTACTGGTCGAGCTTCATCGCGAGCGCCCGCAAGTCAGTCCCCATGTTCCTCACCTCGGCCGGGCGCCCGGTGTCGAACCGGCCTCCAAGACGGGATGTCTTACCGCTTGGCGAGTCCCTTCACTCACGCCCGAAAATCCCCGCCCGACCTGCGCCGGGCGGGGCACCACAGAACCGGCCTGTCACACCACGAGAAGATTACGCCGCGAGCTAGCGGGCGACGGGCTTGAACTGCCCGACGCGCCCGTACTCCCGGCCGTCCTTCGAGGCCTCGTAGGTGACGACGGCGCAGACGCGGCTGCCGTCGAAGCTGCGGACGTTGAACGCCACGTTGCCCGAGGCGTCCCGCTGGATGGGCTTGCCGACCGCGTCGGCGAGCGCGTAGAGCGGGCGGGTGTAGGTCGTCGAGAGGCTGTCGGTGATCGACTGCCCCTGCATCGGTCCGGCGACCACGGTGAAGCGGTAGCGGATCTGCTCCCAGGCGTTGCCCTTGTCGCTGACGCCGCTCTTGCGCTCGACGAACATCACCTCGAAGTCGTAGGTGCCGGCCGGCAGGTTGGGCGGCGGCAGATTGGTGACGATGTCCGCGGAGGCGGGCTGCCCCTGCGGCGGGAGCTGCGCGCCCTGCGGCTGCGGCGCGGCGCCCTGCGGCATCCCGTAGCCGGGCGGCGGCGTGTAGGCACCGGGGGGCGGCGGCGGCGGCGCGGCCGGCGGGTACTGCGGCGGCGGCGCGACCGGCGGGGGTGGCATGACCGGCGGCGGCGCGGCCTGGCCCGGC encodes:
- the dcm gene encoding DNA (cytosine-5-)-methyltransferase; its protein translation is MRYLDVCSGISAPTQAWKPIGWECAGYFEIDPFACEVLATRFLSVTNYGNLLEVDHATIGERVGHVDLLVSGSPCQGFSVAGKRGGLADPRSHLLFASFALARAVGARWLVWENVPGVLSDDGGRTFKLILRTLLDLGYSASWRVLDARFFGVPQRRRRVFVVGYLGDWRPPAAVLFEPESLRRNPSESRKAGPRVARCIATGSGTSGSGYRSDGDTETLIPMLADPITTREASCYSKGGRNQGPRNVVPFDLTQITHPENRNRADPGDPSPPIVAKGRGVHVACFDDPGRFAGVHGGGEHGDLHPTLRSTNPHALVAYALGSHAGAADGDACNESHATGGAVGANVSEELAYSLRSGRTQAVAAIPISSDALRGEGVMQTPGPDADGRVRLRDPGLGIGEPGDPQFTLNASVPPAVVAFQESQSGFRETAEHPTLTENNGPRRMHGVSDGVMVRRLTSRECERLQGVSDDFTLIDRRCKPAADGPRYKALGNSMAVPVMRWIGERLATVDALWEGLTWKP
- a CDS encoding phosphohydrolase — translated: MKDQEFAVQGDWMQTYSHEKFWLLHPRPEQISIREIAHALSNICRFYGHTSEMYSVSQHSVAVSENCLPEHALWGLLHDAHEIFMGDITSPMKETLKQLGAGDVLKVIENRLMAAVAARFNLELPVPADVWYADRVLLATEARDLFVGEPVEHWTQRLGCEPLPSHIVPFSPAVAEHRFLRRAAELGVGVM